A part of Oncorhynchus masou masou isolate Uvic2021 chromosome 30, UVic_Omas_1.1, whole genome shotgun sequence genomic DNA contains:
- the LOC135522586 gene encoding ubiquitin-like modifier-activating enzyme 5 isoform X1, which yields MTSIEELKLRVRELENELIKCKQKRCTAMCAEETADNNQPHHRPRIDKMSAEVVDSNPYSRLMALKRMGIVEDYEKIRTFTVAVVGVGGVGSVTAEMLTRCGIGKLILFDYDKVELANMNRLFFQPHQAGLSKVEAAEHTLRNINPDVQFETHNYNITTMEHFAHFMDRISYGALQEGRAVDLILSCVDNFEARMAINAACNELGQIWMESGVSENAVSGHIQLIIPGETACFACAPPLVVAANIDEKTLKREGVCAASLPTTMGVVAGILVQNVLKYLLKFGTVSHYLGYNAMQDFFPTMAMKANPTCDDRYCRKQQDDYKKKEAERPKKVVEEVVEEEVVHEENDWGIELVSEQTEEELHAASGPIPDLPEGITVAYTIPEKETGASGGETVEETEQSLEELMAQMRKM from the exons ATGACCTCAATCGAAGAGCTGAAGCTGCGAGTGAGGGAGCTTGAGAATGAGTTGATCAAGTGTAAGCAAAAGCGATGTACGGCGATGTGTGCCGAGGAAACTGCCGACAACAACCAACCTCATCACAGACCAAGGATCGACAAAATGAGTGCAGAAGTAGTGGATTCAAACCCTTACAG TCGTCTGATGGCTTTGAAGCGAATGGGCATTGTTGAAGATTACGAG AAAATCAGGACGTTCACTGTAGCTGTGGTGGGTGTTGGAGGAGTTGGAAGTGTGACGGCAGAAATGCTCACAAGATGTGGCATTGGTAAG CTCATCCTGTTTGACTATGACAAAGTGGAGCTGGCCAATATGAACAGGCTGTTCTTCCAGCCTCACCAGGCCGGCCTCAGCAAAGTAGAGGCAGCTGAACACACACTCAG GAATATCAACCCAGATGTGCAGTTTGAGACCCACAACTACAACATCACCACCATGGAACATTTCGCACATTTCATGGATCGCATAAG TTATGGGGCGCTTCAGGAAGGAAGGGCCGTAGACCTGATTCTGAGTTGTGTGGACAACTTTGAGGCCCGGATGGCCATCAACGCA GCATGTAACGAGCTGGGTCAGATCTGGATGGAGTCGGGTGTGAGTGAGAACGCTGTGTCTGGACACATCCAGCTCATCATCCCGGGGGAGACGGCCTGCTTCGCA TGTGCTCCTCCCCTGGTGGTGGCGGCCAACATTGATGAGAAGACCCTGaagagggagggggtgtgtgCTGCCAGCCTACCCACCACCATGGGTGTGGTGGCAGGGATCCTGGTCCAAAACGTCCTCAA GTACCTGTTGAAGTTTGGCACAGTCAGCCATTACCTGGGCTACAACGCCATGCAGGACTTCTTCCCCACTATGGCCATGAAGGCCAACCCCACATGTGATGACCGCTACTGCAGGAAACAGCAGGACGACTATAAG AAGAAAGAGGCCGAGCGACCAAAAAAGGTtgtagaggaggtggtggaggaggaagtggtTCACGAGGAGAACGACTGGG GTATTGAGCTGGTGTCGGAGCAGACAGAAGAGGAGCTCCATGCGGCTTCAGGCCCCATCCCCGATCTCCCAGAAGGCATCACTGTGGCCTACACCATCCCTGAGAAG GAGACCGGGGCGTCAGGAGGGGAGACGGTGGAGGAAACAGAACAGAGTCTGGAAGAGCTGATGGCCCAGATGAGAAAGATGTAA
- the LOC135522586 gene encoding ubiquitin-like modifier-activating enzyme 5 isoform X2, which translates to MNRLFFQPHQAGLSKVEAAEHTLRNINPDVQFETHNYNITTMEHFAHFMDRISYGALQEGRAVDLILSCVDNFEARMAINAACNELGQIWMESGVSENAVSGHIQLIIPGETACFACAPPLVVAANIDEKTLKREGVCAASLPTTMGVVAGILVQNVLKYLLKFGTVSHYLGYNAMQDFFPTMAMKANPTCDDRYCRKQQDDYKKKEAERPKKVVEEVVEEEVVHEENDWGIELVSEQTEEELHAASGPIPDLPEGITVAYTIPEKETGASGGETVEETEQSLEELMAQMRKM; encoded by the exons ATGAACAGGCTGTTCTTCCAGCCTCACCAGGCCGGCCTCAGCAAAGTAGAGGCAGCTGAACACACACTCAG GAATATCAACCCAGATGTGCAGTTTGAGACCCACAACTACAACATCACCACCATGGAACATTTCGCACATTTCATGGATCGCATAAG TTATGGGGCGCTTCAGGAAGGAAGGGCCGTAGACCTGATTCTGAGTTGTGTGGACAACTTTGAGGCCCGGATGGCCATCAACGCA GCATGTAACGAGCTGGGTCAGATCTGGATGGAGTCGGGTGTGAGTGAGAACGCTGTGTCTGGACACATCCAGCTCATCATCCCGGGGGAGACGGCCTGCTTCGCA TGTGCTCCTCCCCTGGTGGTGGCGGCCAACATTGATGAGAAGACCCTGaagagggagggggtgtgtgCTGCCAGCCTACCCACCACCATGGGTGTGGTGGCAGGGATCCTGGTCCAAAACGTCCTCAA GTACCTGTTGAAGTTTGGCACAGTCAGCCATTACCTGGGCTACAACGCCATGCAGGACTTCTTCCCCACTATGGCCATGAAGGCCAACCCCACATGTGATGACCGCTACTGCAGGAAACAGCAGGACGACTATAAG AAGAAAGAGGCCGAGCGACCAAAAAAGGTtgtagaggaggtggtggaggaggaagtggtTCACGAGGAGAACGACTGGG GTATTGAGCTGGTGTCGGAGCAGACAGAAGAGGAGCTCCATGCGGCTTCAGGCCCCATCCCCGATCTCCCAGAAGGCATCACTGTGGCCTACACCATCCCTGAGAAG GAGACCGGGGCGTCAGGAGGGGAGACGGTGGAGGAAACAGAACAGAGTCTGGAAGAGCTGATGGCCCAGATGAGAAAGATGTAA